The following are from one region of the Scylla paramamosain isolate STU-SP2022 chromosome 45, ASM3559412v1, whole genome shotgun sequence genome:
- the LOC135094311 gene encoding uncharacterized protein LOC135094311, with protein sequence MRHKDELYAMADGRGLSGTDRSPPTHEWVDDGTSLMRGSTYIHAIKTRFGVLSKNYKVLKEPSIQTSAGLRKPDVIIWDRQQSVVLDVQIVSDSSAGDILDHAHGLKRSYYDTGEIRAWALEQTGSTPVFTTLTMNLRGIMATPSYLALKSLKLTKAELRLLAVRGMEGFVATLRAHRDIGG encoded by the exons ATGCGCCACAAAGATGAGCTATATGCCATGGCGGACGGCAGGGGCCTCTCAGGCACAGACCGTTCTCCGCCCACCCATGAGTGGGTGGATGATGGGACAAGCCTAATGAGAGGCTCCACATATATACATGCAATAAAAACCCGCTTTGGCGTG CTGTCAAAGAACTATAAAGTTCTCAAAGAGCCATCAATACAAACATCTGCAGGCTTGAGAAAACCTGATGTCATAATATGGGACCGGCAACAGTCTGTGGTGCTAGACGTGCAAATTGTCTCAGACTCATCAGCCGGAGACATATTGGACCATGCCCACGGACTGAAGCGGTCCTATTATGACACTGGGGAAATCCGGGCCTGGGCATTAGAACAGACGGGCAGCACCCCTGTGTTCACCACCCTTACCATGAATTTGCGCGGCATCATGGCCACCCCTTCCTATTTGGCTCTTAAGAGCCTCAAACTTACCAAGGCTGAGCTCCGCCTCTTAGCCGTCCGGGGGATGGAGGGGTTCGTTGCGACCCTCAGGGCCCACCGAGATATCGGAGGGTAG